The proteins below come from a single Triticum aestivum cultivar Chinese Spring chromosome 5D, IWGSC CS RefSeq v2.1, whole genome shotgun sequence genomic window:
- the LOC123119054 gene encoding photosystem I P700 chlorophyll a apoprotein A2-like: MLAFGTPEKQILIEPIFAQWIQSAHGKTIYGFDILLSSTNGPAFNAGRSLWLPGWLNAVNENSNSLFLTIGPGDFLVHHAIALRLHTTTLILVKGALDARGSKLMPDKKDFGYSFPCDGPGRGGTCDISAWDAFYLAVFWMLSTIGWVTFYWHWKHITLWQGNVSQFNESSTYLMGWLRDYLWLNSSQLINGYNPFGMNSLSVWAWMFLFGHLVWATGFMFLISWRGYWQELIETSAWAHERTPLANLIRWRDKPVALSIVQARLVGLAHFFVGYISTYAAFLIASTSGKFG; encoded by the coding sequence ATGCTTGCTTTTGGTACTCCAGAAAAGCAAATCTTGATCGAACCTATATTTGCCCAATGGATACAATCTGCTCATGGCAAGACGATATATGGGTTCGATATACTCTTATCTTCAACGAATGGCCCCGCTTTCAATGCGGGTCGAAGCCTATGGTTGCCCGGATGGTTGAATGCTGTTAATGAGAATAGTAATTCGCTTTTCTTAACAATAGGACCTGGGGATTTCTTGGTTCATCATGCTATCGCTCTACGTTTGCATACAACTACATTGATTTTAGTAAAGGGCGCTTTAGATGCACGCGGTTCCAAATTAATGCCAGATAAAAAGGATTTTGGATATAGTTTTCCTTGTGACGGCCCAGGGCGCGGCGGTACTTGTGATATTTCTGCTTGGGACGCATTTTATTTGGCAGTTTTCTGGATGTTAAGTACCATTGGGTGGGTTACTTTTTATTGGCATTGGAAACATATCACATTATGGCAGGGCAACGTTTCACAATTTAATGAATCCTCCACTTATTTGATGGGATGGTTAAGAGATTACCTATGGTTAAACTCTTCACAACTTATCAATGGATATAATCCTTTTGGGATGAATAGTTTATCGGTATGGGCGTGGATGTTCTTATTTGGACATCTTGTTTGGGCTACTGGATTTATGTTCTTAATTTCCTGGCGGGGGTATTGGCAGGAATTAATTGAGACTTCAGCATGGGCTCATGAACGCACACCTTTAGCTAATTTAATTCGCTGGAGAGATAAGCCCGTGGCTCTTTCCATTGTGCAAGCAAGATTGGTTGGATTAGCTCATTTTTTCGTGGGTTATATATCCACTTATGCAGCTTTCTTGATTGCCTCAACATCAGGAAAGTTTGGTTAA
- the LOC123119056 gene encoding ribulose bisphosphate carboxylase large chain-like: MSPQTETKASVGFQAGVEDYKLTYYTPEYETKDTDISAAFRVSPQPGVPPEEVGAAVAAESSTGTWTTVWTDGLTSLYRYKGRCYHIEPVAGEDNQWICYVAYPLDLFEEASVTNMFTSIVGNVFGFKALRALRLEDLRIPPTYSKTFQGPPHGIQVERDKLNKYGRPLLGCTIKPKLGLSAKNYGRACYECLRGGLDFTKDDENVNSQPFMRWRDRFVFCAKAIYKSQAETGEIKGHYLNATAGTCEEMIKRAVFARELGVPIVMHDYLTGGFTANTTFAHYCRDNGLLLHIHRAMHAFIDRQKNHGMHFRVLAKALHMSGGDHIHSGTVVGKLEGEREMTLGFVDLLRDDFIEKDRARGIFFTQDWVSMPGVIPVASGGIHVWHMPALTEIFGDDYVLQFGGGTLGHPWGNAPGAATNRVALEPVYKLVTKGMILLAKVMKLSEQLANGVLN, encoded by the coding sequence ATGTCACCACAAACAGAAACTAAAGCAAGTGTTGGATTTCAAGCTGGTGTTGAAGATTATAAATTGACTTACTACACCCCAGAGTATGAAACTAAGGATACTGATATCTCGGCAGCATTCCGAGTAAGTCCTCAGCCTGGGGTTCCGCCCGAAGAAGTAGGGGCTGCAGTAGCTGCCGAATCTTCTACTGGTACATGGACAACTGTTTGGACTGATGGACTTACCAGTCTTTATCGTTATAAAGGACGATGCTATCACATCGAGCCTGTTGCTGGGGAAGACAACCAATGGATCTGTTATGTAGCTTATCCATTAGACCTATTTGAAGAGGCTTCCGTTACTAACATGTTTACTTCCATTGTAGGTAACGTATTTGGTTTCAAAGCCCTACGTGCTCTACGTTTGGAGGATCTACGAATTCCCCCTACTTATTCAAAAACTTTCCAAGGCCCGCCTCATGGTATCCAAGTTGAAAGAGATAAGTTGAACAAGTATGGTCGTCCTTTATTGGGATGTACTATTAAACCAAAATTGGGATTATCCGCAAAAAATTATGGTAGAGCGTGTTATGAGTGTCTACGTGGTGGACTTGATTTTACCAAAGATGATGAAAACGTAAACTCACAACCATTTATGCGCTGGAGAGACCGTTTTGTCTTTTGTGCCAAAGCTATTTATAAATCACAGGCCGAAACCGGTGAAATCAAGGGGCATTACTTGAATGCGACTGCGGGTACATGTGAAGAAATGATTAAGAGAGCTGTATTTGCAAGAGAATTAGGGGTTCCTATTGTAATGCATGACTACTTAACTGGGGGATTCACCGCAAATACTACTTTCGCTCATTATTGCCGCGACAATGGCCTACTTCTTCACATTCACCGTGCAATGCATGCATTTATTGATAGACAGAAAAATCATGGTATGCATTTCCGTGTATTAGCTAAAGCATTGCATATGTCTGGGGGAGATCATATCCACTCTGGTACAGTAGTAGGTAAGTTAGAAGGGGAACGCGAAATGACTTTAGGTTTTGTTGATTTATTGCGCGATGATTTTATTGAAAAAGATCGTGCTCGCGGTATCTTTTTCACTCAGGACTGGGTATCCATGCCAGGTGTTATACCGGTAGCTTCAGGTGGTATTCATGTTTGGCATATGCCAGCTCTGACCGAAATCTTTGGGGACGATTATGTATTACAATTTGGTGGAGGAACTTTAGGACATCCTTGGGGAAATGCACCTGGTGCAGCAACTAATCGAGTGGCTTTGGAACCTGTGTACAAGCTCGTAACGAAGGGCATGATCTTGCTCGCGAAGGTAATGAAATTATCCGAGCAGCTTGCAAATGGAGTCCTGAACTAG